Part of the Citrus sinensis cultivar Valencia sweet orange chromosome 2, DVS_A1.0, whole genome shotgun sequence genome, GCATTGGATTTTGTACCATTTTGGTTTATATGTAGAAGAGCAATTTCATGAATTGTGTTATGcgtaaaaggaaaaacaagatCTGTCCGAGTGAAAATGGAGAAACTTGAGAAGGAACAATCTGTAAAACTGGAAACCCTGCGCAAATATGCAACTGACCTGACCAATATGGCACAAAAGGTGATAATAtggcatttttatttttcccagATCACTTTTGTGCTTAAATGTGTCAAGTTACATGTAAAATTGTAATCgatcaattttaatatgttcaaaataaatgaacttaaacagaatttctctctctctctctctctttttttttccttctgcTAGGGTAAGTTGGACCCCTTGGTAGGAAGGGAGCAGCAGCTTGAGCGTGTAATgcaaatattatgtaaaagaagaaaaaataacccATGTCTACTTGGTAACCCTGGCGTTGGCAAAACTGTAATTGTGGAGGGATTGGCTCAGAGAATTGTAAATTCCTCTTCCCCATTTAAACTCCAGGGGAAGAAGGTTAGCTTGCAACTTATTCGTCAgcttaaatattttcattgtaCTTTGGCAATAATGTCATagtaatatttgaaattttgaatgtgTAGTAATGCATTGATCATTGACTTGTTCAGATATTTGCCTTGGAGATGGGGCGTCTGATTGCCGGTGCCTCAAATCGTGGGGAGTTTGAGGAAAGATTGACGATGATTGTTGATGAAGTGAAGCTTAGTGAAGGAGGCATTATCCTGTTTATTGATGAGCTTCACACTCTTATTGGAGCTGGCGGCGGCGGCCAAGCACTTGATGCAGCTAACATTATGAAACCTGCTCTTGCCAGAGGGGACTTGAGGGTTGCTTTAGTTAACTTGActgcatataatatatatgttgcacataaatttgattttcaaatttaaaccatatctttaatatttacttaatttacaATGACCAATTTCTGTGTTCAATGCAGTGCATTGGTGCCACAACACTGGATGAGTACCGAAAATATGTAGAGAAGGATTCAGCATTGAAAAGGCGTTTCCAGAAGGTGTTAGTGGCTGAACCATCAGTGGATGAGACAGTAGATATACTGCAAGGTTTGATCTCTAAGTATGAAGCATTTCACAGTGTCAAATACTCCGAGGAGTGTTTAACAGCGGCTTCCTCTTTATCTAATCAATACATAAGTGATAGATTTAATCCAGACAAGTCAATTGATTTGATCGATGAAGCTGGGGCACGGGTGATGCTGCACAAACCCAGAGGAGCCACGGGGCTGATCACGGAGGGCGACATTAGAGAGGTAGTTGCATTATGGACAGGGATTCCGGTAGAGAAAGTTTCTGCAGAAGATTCTCAACGGCTTCTGCGATTAGAAGAGTCTCTGAGGAAGCACATTGTAGGGCAGACTGAAGCTGTTGAGGCAATTAGCCGCGCCATTCGTAGAGCTCGAGTGGGAATTAGGGACCCTAATCGCCCTATATCAAGCTTTCTATTCACCGGCCCAACTGGGGTTGGCAAAACAGAACTTGCCAATGCTTTGGCTTTCGAGCACTTCGGCTCCAAGGAAGCAATGGTAAGGATAGACATGAGCGAATACATGGAGAAGCACACAGTCTCGAAATTCTTTGGCTCCCCACCTGGCTATGTTGGCTTTGAAAACGGTGGCCAGCTGACCGAAGCTGTACGACACAGGCCTCATAGTGTGATTCTCTTCGATGAGATTGAGAAGGCTCATCGCGATGTTTTGAATGTCATGCTTCAGCTGCTGGATGATGGAAGAGTAACCGACGGTAAGGGGCAGACCGTGGATTTCAAAAACACAATCATTATAATGACATCAAATATTGGGGATTCTGTGATAGCCCGGGAAAGCATATTGGGAAGTGATCAAATGGAGAGGGAGGTAGCGGAGGAACTGAGAAGACGTTTCAGGCCAGAGTTTTTGAATAGGATTGATGAGGTGATTGTTTTCAGGCAGCTGAATAAGATGCAGCTCATGGAAATCGTTGATATAATGCTgaaagaaatttatgaaagaCTAGAGGCTAAAAATATCGAACTTACGGTGACTGATACATTCAAAAAGAAACTTATCGAAGAGGGATACAATCCGAGCTATGGAGCAAGGCCACTGAGAAGGGCTATCGGGAGGCTTTTGGAGGATAATCTAGCTGAAATAATTTTGACTGGAAGTATTCAAGAGGGTGATTCTGTCATAATGAATTGTGATTCAAGAGGTAATGTAATTGTGTATCGTCACCGAAATGGTTGTATGACTGTGTGCGCCcgctaatttttattttggacttcaaaatttttagttgttaAACTTGTTTTTGCGCTTCGTATAATGTTGAACTAAAAGGTCGCCTCTGTTTGTTTCTGAGTTgtcacatatttttaaatttttttgaaattttaagatGCGTTTggtaatattttcaatttgtgGTTTTTCGTTTTGTAAAACGGAAAACGTAGAAAACTTCTTTCTGTTCTTTTAATcttgagagaaagaaaacaaaatactaactaaaataaaatatttctttattcttagaatagagtacaataaaattaaataactaggTTATAAATGTTACTTCATAACTATAGctctttaaaataataacattgggacaatataaaatttattaattaaaacagaCATTAAATAatcgataaataataatttattaatttacagagtatttataatttacttaacatacatttaataattgaacATTAAATGTATTTCACTAATgttgaatataaattaaattatacattcaattaactaaaataatgaatatgtTGTATGCGTTTACTTAATTGGATAATATTCATATTacattaacttaattaaatgtattcaatgaattagattaaaaataatttaattcatattatATTCAATGCGTTTAACTATTCATTTAaccaaaagaataaatatatggTACTTATCTATGTACTTAATTAAACAGTATTCAtgttaattaacttaattaattatatttaatgaatttgattaaaaatagtctttatataaacaaacattaaatcttctttcatttcatattaACTTACTTGAACATTTATAATGGCTTCTCATTTGAAAGctgtttaaaaattaaccatGACAGATGAGATGCATAAATCATTATGCAAGTATAGTAAAAAGCACCCCCCACATGCTAGCACAAAGAATTGCAGCAGtgagtttttgaaaattttcacttGGAAGTTAGTCAAACAAGAGGAGGAGGAGGTGGAGGAGGAAGAGGGAGAGCAATCCGAAGAAACTGGCTTCACAAATCTGGACGAGAACCTTCTGTTCGAGGTGTTGAAACACGCGGACGCCAGGACTTTGGCGCGGGCGGCCTGCGTCAACAAGTTCTGGCACAAGACGGCTCAAGACGAGTGACTCTGGGAGTTGATCTGCACCCGCCACTTCGCTAACGTTGGGTGTGCTACCCAATAGCTGAGATCCGTGGTCCTGGCTCTCGGTGGCTTCCGTCGCCTTCACTCCCTCTACCTCCACCAGCTTCCCAGGCTGCCACCCGGCGCTCCGCCTTCTTCCTCCAAGTAGAATCCTCTCCCGCGCGTCATGGGCCCCAAGACCCCGGCCCACTGGGGGAGAGACGAGGTCCATCTCTCCTTGTCTCTGCTTTCCGTCCGTTACCATGAGATGATGACTATTAGGGATCTAACCAAGCAATGATATATGTACTCCTTCCTCATTGTCTATCTACCTTCTATCTctgtttttttcccctttttttcctcctttttgGGTGGTGagttttggttttcttttctttttcttttttataaagaaaaaagaaaaaaaaacttttcgtATGTATGTAATCTGGGATTTAAATTTGTGATCTGTATTCTTATTGTGCTAAAACTAGAATTGTGAATCTGTCGgaatttatcaatttcatgtgttattatttttggttggaGGTGAGGATGATGCGTTTTTTGGGATGGAACACAAGCAGAAAGGAACAAAAAGGGTCCAGTTGGTGTTGAATGTCTGTTAGTGGCCACGTTTTGTGGTTGTTTCGGTGGCCTGATTATCAGTAAGTAACAGACAAAGTGATGGGTTTCTGTATAGATTTAGATCTATAAAAGCCAACGTCCCCTCAGATTATTATGATGACTTTTTTGTCCTATTAACAAAAGTAGTAGTCATTGCGTCTCAACGATTTCTTTTTGAGAACCGAAAGGGCCATACGCATCAGAGGCTGCCACAGCAGCTGCAGGGCCTTTCTAACTTTTTCTATGCATTCGTTACTTATACCTCGCCCTGATCACTGTATGCAGGCTTGAAAATTATTGGGTACTCTTATAATTggaattaacattaattttgttatgctCCGTGACTTTCTGATCCTTTTCTGTTACGGAATTCTCTAAATAATGTAGTAGGGTATGATTGTATGGTTTGTTGTATTCGGAAGATTAATTCAACTGTGGATGATTAATACCCAGTACAACTTTCTTCATTGTTATAGGGAAACGAAATAAATATATGGTACTTATCTATGTACTTAATTAAATAGTAttcatgttaattaattcaattaattgtgtttaatgaatttgattaaaaacaGTCTTTATATAGACAAACATTAAgtcttcttttatttcatattaaattacTTGAACATTTATAACGGCTTCTCATTTGAAAGCTGTTCAAAAATCAACCATGACAGATGAGATGCATAAAGCATTATGCAAGTATAGTAAAGAGCACCCCCACATGCTAGCACAAAGAATTGCAGCAATgggtttttgaaaattggtaCGATATCAAATACACTCAAACGATCATCAGGATGTCTTTTGGTTGATCTAACAAAAGGTGGTCATGCTAAGTGGCACAAACTATCAAAATTTCCACACATGAAGAAGGTTGTTTATGAGTGGTTTCTTCAATATCAAGATCGTGTGAATATAACAAGAGAGTTAATCTTGGAAAAGGCAAGAGAGactatgaaaatattataccCTCAAGAGATTGCAGAATTCAACTTTTCCATGGGTTGACTTGAGAAGTTCAAGTAAAGACATGGTATTAGGTTATTTCGTTGTTTTGCAGAAAGTGGATCAGTTGATGCATAAGACCTGGAGAAGCGATTGGAGttcataaaaggaaaaatagatcAATTTGCcatgaaatatgtttttaatatGGATGAAATAGCATCGTTTTATAGGTTACAAGTAGATCACTCTCTTACAACAAAGCAACTTGTAAGAAAAAAGCAACACAAAGAAAGGATTACAGTTGTTATCTGTTGCACCAAGTATAACTCAGAAAAAATTCCTCTATGAATCATTGGAAAGTATGCAAAACCATGTTGCTTCGAGAATGTAAACACGGAGAGTTTGAATTGTCAATACCGAGCCAACAAAAGATCATGGATGATTGGGATGCTTTTGAAGAAGATGCTCGATGACTTGACAGAAAAATGCAAGGGAAAAATCTAGCCcatagaaaaaatattgaagaattACAAAATACTGAGATATTCTATTTGCCACCTAACATGACATTAAAAATCCAATCATGTGATATTTGACTGCGTGGTTGGCCTACTGCCCTCACAAGTTCAAGtccccacaaaagcattgcGGGGCTTAAGTTCTTCCTCATTTATTTGAGTGAAAACTAGTCTTCTCCCTTACCAATGTAAGTGGAGTAGACGTCCAGTAATAGTCTCACGTAAATATGAGTGATTGTCTTATTGTAAATAGTAGATGTCTAATATTCGATGTCccttaaatattaaagagaGTAAAAATCTATACAGTGCttcatgaaaatttatttactagtcccaataatagtctcatgtaaatATGAGTGAtagtatgattgtaaatattaagaCTCGTATAATATGAGTTACACGTCTGATTGTAagtcagttaaaaaaaaatacaaccatGTGATGGATAATAAGAGCTTTCAAGATAGCATTATCATAGCCAACTTTACTGTAGAATTTTGGAGGGTTATGAATTGGAGCAAACCAATCCGGTAAAAATAAATGCTTTGGATGCAATCAATTTTATAGTCACAACTTGGACAACAAAATGTTTAGGCAAAGACA contains:
- the LOC102618608 gene encoding chaperone protein ClpC4, chloroplastic-like isoform X1 codes for the protein MEKLEKEQSVKLETLRKYATDLTNMAQKGKLDPLVGREQQLERVMQILCKRRKNNPCLLGNPGVGKTVIVEGLAQRIVNSSSPFKLQGKKIFALEMGRLIAGASNRGEFEERLTMIVDEVKLSEGGIILFIDELHTLIGAGGGGQALDAANIMKPALARGDLRCIGATTLDEYRKYVEKDSALKRRFQKVLVAEPSVDETVDILQGLISKYEAFHSVKYSEECLTAASSLSNQYISDRFNPDKSIDLIDEAGARVMLHKPRGATGLITEGDIREVVALWTGIPVEKVSAEDSQRLLRLEESLRKHIVGQTEAVEAISRAIRRARVGIRDPNRPISSFLFTGPTGVGKTELANALAFEHFGSKEAMVRIDMSEYMEKHTVSKFFGSPPGYVGFENGGQLTEAVRHRPHSVILFDEIEKAHRDVLNVMLQLLDDGRVTDGKGQTVDFKNTIIIMTSNIGDSVIARESILGSDQMEREVAEELRRRFRPEFLNRIDEVIVFRQLNKMQLMEIVDIMLKEIYERLEAKNIELTVTDTFKKKLIEEGYNPSYGARPLRRAIGRLLEDNLAEIILTGSIQEGDSVIMNCDSRGNVIVYRHRNGCMTVCAR
- the LOC102618608 gene encoding chaperone protein ClpC4, chloroplastic-like isoform X3 → MEKLEKEQSVKLETLRKYATDLTNMAQKGKLDPLVGREQQLERVMQILCKRRKNNPCLLGNPGVGKTVIVEGLAQRIVNSSSPFKLQGKKIFALEMGRLIAGASNRGEFEERLTMIVDEVKLSEGGIILFIDELHTLIGAGGGGQALDAANIMKPALARGDLRCIGATTLDEYRKYVEKDSALKRRFQKVLVAEPSVDETVDILQGLISKYEAFHSVKYSEECLTAASSLSNQYISDRFNPDKSIDLIDEAGARVMLHKPRGATGLITEGDIREVVALWTGIPVEKVSAEDSQRLLRLEESLRKHIVGQTEAVEAISRAIRRARVGIRDPNRPISSFLFTGPTGVGKTELANALAFEHFGSKEAMVRIDMSEYMEKHTVSKFFGSPPGYVGFENGGQLTEAVRHRPHSVILFDEIEKAHRDVLNVMLQLLDDGRVTDGKGQTVDFKNTIIIMTSNIGDSVIARESILGSDQMEREVAEELRRRFRPEFLNRIDEVIVFRQLNKMQLMEIVDIMLKEIYERLEAKNIELTVTDTFKKKLIEEGYNPSYGARPLRRAIGRLLEDNLAEIILTGSIQEGDSVIMNCDSRGNVIVYRHRNGCMTVCAR
- the LOC102618608 gene encoding chaperone protein ClpC4, chloroplastic-like isoform X4; this translates as MEKLEKEQSVKLETLRKYATDLTNMAQKGKLDPLVGREQQLERVMQILCKRRKNNPCLLGNPGVGKTVIVEGLAQRIVNSSSPFKLQGKKIFALEMGRLIAGASNRGEFEERLTMIVDEVKLSEGGIILFIDELHTLIGAGGGGQALDAANIMKPALARGDLRCIGATTLDEYRKYVEKDSALKRRFQKVLVAEPSVDETVDILQGLISKYEAFHSVKYSEECLTAASSLSNQYISDRFNPDKSIDLIDEAGARVMLHKPRGATGLITEGDIREVVALWTGIPVEKVSAEDSQRLLRLEESLRKHIVGQTEAVEAISRAIRRARVGIRDPNRPISSFLFTGPTGVGKTELANALAFEHFGSKEAMVRIDMSEYMEKHTVSKFFGSPPGYVGFENGGQLTEAVRHRPHSVILFDEIEKAHRDVLNVMLQLLDDGRVTDGKGQTVDFKNTIIIMTSNIGDSVIARESILGSDQMEREVAEELRRRFRPEFLNRIDEVIVFRQLNKMQLMEIVDIMLKEIYERLEAKNIELTVTDTFKKKLIEEGYNPSYGARPLRRAIGRLLEDNLAEIILTGSIQEGDSVIMNCDSRGNVIVYRHRNGCMTVCAR
- the LOC102618608 gene encoding chaperone protein ClpC4, chloroplastic-like isoform X2; translation: MEKLEKEQSVKLETLRKYATDLTNMAQKGKLDPLVGREQQLERVMQILCKRRKNNPCLLGNPGVGKTVIVEGLAQRIVNSSSPFKLQGKKIFALEMGRLIAGASNRGEFEERLTMIVDEVKLSEGGIILFIDELHTLIGAGGGGQALDAANIMKPALARGDLRCIGATTLDEYRKYVEKDSALKRRFQKVLVAEPSVDETVDILQGLISKYEAFHSVKYSEECLTAASSLSNQYISDRFNPDKSIDLIDEAGARVMLHKPRGATGLITEGDIREVVALWTGIPVEKVSAEDSQRLLRLEESLRKHIVGQTEAVEAISRAIRRARVGIRDPNRPISSFLFTGPTGVGKTELANALAFEHFGSKEAMVRIDMSEYMEKHTVSKFFGSPPGYVGFENGGQLTEAVRHRPHSVILFDEIEKAHRDVLNVMLQLLDDGRVTDGKGQTVDFKNTIIIMTSNIGDSVIARESILGSDQMEREVAEELRRRFRPEFLNRIDEVIVFRQLNKMQLMEIVDIMLKEIYERLEAKNIELTVTDTFKKKLIEEGYNPSYGARPLRRAIGRLLEDNLAEIILTGSIQEGDSVIMNCDSRGNVIVYRHRNGCMTVCAR